A stretch of DNA from Posidoniimonas polymericola:
GGGCGGCTCGGCTCAAGATAGCGCCGACACTAAGTCGAAGGCCAATCTCTCTTACCCGACCGCGGACGCGTGCAGCCAGGTCGTCGATGTCGAGACGCCCGATACGCACGCGGTCGAGCTGGACTGCCCGCCAACCCTGCTAGTCGCAATCGGAGGCATGGGCGCCGAGTTGCTGCAGCGCGTCCGTCAGCAGATTGGTGACGCGAATCCAGAGCGGCTGTCGGATGGGCTCCTGGCCTGGTTGGCGATTGACACTGATCGCCAGAGCCTCAATGAAGTAATAGGCGCGCACTCCGAGTTTGGCCTGCCTGCCGACGACGCACTACACACCCCGCTCAAACGCCCCAAACAGTACGGCGACGCGTCGCAGAACTTGCTGGGATGGGTAAGCCGCCGGTGGCTCTATAACATCCCCCGCTCGCTTGAAACTCGTGGCTACAGACCGCTCGGACGTATCGCCGCGGTCGATCATGCAGAGCCTATCCTGCGTAGCTTGTACCATCGCTTGAACCAACTCTCCGAGTCGAACCCCGGTGCGAAGCGCTTGCGGGTAGTGTTCTTGGCCGGCGCCAGCGGCGGCACCGGCGGCGGCGCCCTGATCGACATCGCGCAGGCGTCGCGGTCGCTCTCCAGAGATCTGGACGTTGAGCTTCAGATCGACAGCGTGCTGATCCTCCCGGAGCGACCCGCCGGCGTCGCCGATTCCCTCCCAATTGCAAACGCCTACTCGCTGCTCACGGAGCTCGCACACTCTCAGCAGCACGGCAATGTTGGCGAGAGCTCGCCCCACGGGCCAGCCGCACGTTTCGAATCGCAACAATCGCCCTTCGACGACTTCTACGTGGTGGTGGCCCCCCCAAGGACCGATCCTCAACGCCGCCAGCAGGCTCAGCGTTCGATCGTCGACTACCTGGCGCTTGACACGACCCCCGCCGCCGCTCTCCTGTCTGCGTGTCGACGCGCGCTCAAGACTGATAGCTTCCGATTGCGAACATTCGGGTGCGTCTACATGACTCCGGATGACGACCCGGGTGACCTTCTTACTCGGCTGAACGCGAGCGCGCTGGACAGCAGCCACCGCAGGATGACACTGCTTCTGTCTTGCGGCGATTGCTTGCAAGGACCAGACCTCGTAGCCCAGCGGCCTACGACGCGAGTGATCGACGGATGGCAGGGACGGACGACGCTTGTTGCCGAAGGCGCCGACCTCGCCCCACTCACGCTCGCGACGCGTCTGGCGGAGCACTACCCCGACATCGCAGAAGCTGCCGAGCGACTCTTCACCCGTAAAGATATCAATTGGCAAGACCTGCGACTGAACGGCGCCCCTGACTAGGCGTCCGCGCCGGGGAGGGTAGCAAGCCGAAGCGGAGAGCGACGTGCCGCTTCCTGGCATTCTTGATTGGCGAGCACCAACGAAGGCACGCGCGTCTGTTGGCGAGTTTCAGGGGTTTGAAATTGGGGGGAAGCGATATCCCCTTCGCCCTCCGGTGCCGTGCGTAGTTGCTACCTGGCCCGGCGGCGGTCGCCACCGAGGGGAACCGTCACAGAGCACAAATCCGTAGCCGTCGACGCGGGTGTCGTAGTAGTAGAACCCCCTGTTCCCGATCCGATATGCGACCTACATGCGATGGGCGGCGCCTGCTGGGGGCGAGGGTAGCCAGCGAGGACCCGACCGGCTAACTAGGTTCTTCCCGACGGCCCCCCGCGCGGGCTACGCCCCGGGTGGTCGGGAAGTTTTTTCACACGCGGTGCATTGAATACCGGTGGTGGTGGTTGGGGGCGCGGAGCATTGGCGGCGTCTCTGTGGGTAGGCCGTTGGGTAGGGAAATGGGTAGCGTTCCGCTCCCCTTGTACGCAGGGATCAACGGTTGCACTAAGCTGCCCACCGCCTA
This window harbors:
- a CDS encoding protein kinase domain-containing protein; this translates as MASTIATQSTETAAKQADETSSLTGEPAGSQKNGIQLPSGYVTTERIGSGGYGEVWRATAPGGVEKAIKIVYGHCSDDLAERELKSLERIRQVRHPFVISLERFEVLDGRLIIVTELADMSLDACFKAHQANGLVGVPREELLRYLHDAADALDCLVDQHSLQHLDIKPENLLVVGDHVKVGDFGLVKELANRTLDSMMGGMTPLYSAPEVFDDQPSKRSDQYSLAIVFQQMLTGQLPFPGRTPAQLAKQHTQAEPNLQPLVESDRTIIRRALAKRPEARFASCRELVAALEAGRITPPPKPVVGERLSSANASADASGSAPYAAMKTEALAACKASESATQPKGGSAQDSADTKSKANLSYPTADACSQVVDVETPDTHAVELDCPPTLLVAIGGMGAELLQRVRQQIGDANPERLSDGLLAWLAIDTDRQSLNEVIGAHSEFGLPADDALHTPLKRPKQYGDASQNLLGWVSRRWLYNIPRSLETRGYRPLGRIAAVDHAEPILRSLYHRLNQLSESNPGAKRLRVVFLAGASGGTGGGALIDIAQASRSLSRDLDVELQIDSVLILPERPAGVADSLPIANAYSLLTELAHSQQHGNVGESSPHGPAARFESQQSPFDDFYVVVAPPRTDPQRRQQAQRSIVDYLALDTTPAAALLSACRRALKTDSFRLRTFGCVYMTPDDDPGDLLTRLNASALDSSHRRMTLLLSCGDCLQGPDLVAQRPTTRVIDGWQGRTTLVAEGADLAPLTLATRLAEHYPDIAEAAERLFTRKDINWQDLRLNGAPD